The Thermosynechococcus sp. CL-1 genomic interval CTATGTTCTTGAGCGAATTAGCGCCCCTTGTCAAAGAGTTGAGCCAAAAACCCGTTGCCTTTATGGGCGGCTTTGTCTCTGGATTGTTGGGGTTGAGCCTTGATCAAAAGCCAGTCAGCGATTGGCTCAAGCAGTACGGCGACTATCAGCCCCCCAGCCCGCCGCCACCCCCCCCCAGTGACTTCAAGAGCATTCGAATTGAGTAAGGACACGAGCCACTGCCTGCCGTTGATCCCGTAGGGTCAGCCAGCGGTGGTAGGTTTGGGTATGAATCGCCACACTGTGTCCCATCATCCGTGCGGCAACGGTATCGGGTAAGCCATAGTGAATTGTGCGCACCGCCCACGCATGGCGCAAGTCATAGGGACGAAAGGGCAAGCCGTAGCGACGGAACTGTTGATTTACCCGCTGGCCAATGCGTTGGAGGGTTGTTTGGGTCAAATCCGTATTGATCCTCGGCAACTGGGGCGATCGCAAGCCAAACACCTCGACCCACTGGGGAGGAAAGGGCCACACCTGATGGCAGCCAGTTTTTGTCGTTTCCTGCACCTCGATCATCCCTTCCGCGTCACCTGTGACAAGGCCACTTAAATCGCAGAAGAACACTTCATGATTGCGCAGGCCATAGGCCGCCATTAAGCCATAGACATAGCGCCACTGGGGATTGGGAATCTGCTGGTAGGCGGCTAGAATGTCCTCATCACTGGGTAACTCCCGTGGTTGGAGCGATCGCCGCGAATAGGTGCCCCAAAACCGAGCTAGGGGAATCGGTAACTCTACCCCTAGGAACCGACAAAACCTTTGAAAGGCGGTACAGGCCACCTGCCGTTGTCGCTTATCAGCGGGGATTTGCTGCAACAGGCCATAGATCAGTTCTGGTAATGAATGGTCGGGATGGGTAGCGGCGGCTTTGAGCAACTGCCGCAAATAGGGGGCATAGGCCGTTTCCCAAGTGGTGCGGCTGAGATCCCCTTGAGCCAACAGGGCAGTTTCAAAAGCAGCAATTTGTTCCCCCAAGGATAACTCCCCAAGGCGCCCTAAGCCCTTGACCCGTTCATAGTCCTGCCAGCGAAAGGTGTTTTCCAGTAATTTGGCGGCAATAATTTTGGCTTCCTTTTCCGCTGCCTTAAGACCGCTGGGGGTGGCGGGTAACCCTAGACTTAAACGCTGTTGGTGGGGGCGGAGCCGATGACTCCCCGGCCGTGGCGGCAGGGTACCCCGCAGGCTGAGACGTTGGCCGCGTTGTTCAATTTGCAGACCCAACTGCGCCAGTTTGAG includes:
- a CDS encoding tyrosine-type recombinase/integrase, with protein sequence MATSPQKLDQQLQQVNQRLKLAQLGLQIEQRGQRLSLRGTLPPRPGSHRLRPHQQRLSLGLPATPSGLKAAEKEAKIIAAKLLENTFRWQDYERVKGLGRLGELSLGEQIAAFETALLAQGDLSRTTWETAYAPYLRQLLKAAATHPDHSLPELIYGLLQQIPADKRQRQVACTAFQRFCRFLGVELPIPLARFWGTYSRRSLQPRELPSDEDILAAYQQIPNPQWRYVYGLMAAYGLRNHEVFFCDLSGLVTGDAEGMIEVQETTKTGCHQVWPFPPQWVEVFGLRSPQLPRINTDLTQTTLQRIGQRVNQQFRRYGLPFRPYDLRHAWAVRTIHYGLPDTVAARMMGHSVAIHTQTYHRWLTLRDQRQAVARVLTQFECS